The following are encoded together in the Culex pipiens pallens isolate TS chromosome 1, TS_CPP_V2, whole genome shotgun sequence genome:
- the LOC120424946 gene encoding tryptophan--tRNA ligase, cytoplasmic gives MGDQQEPSVEKLSVEDSNGAPEDDVVDPWTVTSTSDSGVDYDKLIKRFGSSRIDDALVERLEKVAGKPVHPLIRRGIFFSHRDLHTLLNMVEAGKKFYLYTGRGPSSDSMHLGHLVPFIVTKWLQEAFDVPLVIQLTDDEKTLWKDLTVEQSMKMARENAKDIIAIGFDVNKTFIFANLDYMGRCAAFYQNIIRIQKCVTFNQVKGIFGFGDSDVIGKIGFPAAQAAPAFSTTFPFIFGSDKLPVLIPCAIDQDPYFRMTRDVSPRLGFPKPALIHSSFFPALQGAKTKMSASDANSAVFLTDTPKQIKNKINKHAFSGGKPTLEEHRQFGGNTEIDVSFQLLRFFLEDDEELEKIRVSYSKGELLSGEIKKIAIETLQPIVADHQVKRKDVTDEILEQFMTPRKLNYECSVKKGK, from the exons ATGGGAGATCAGCAGGAACCATCAGTTGAGAAACTGTCCGTCGAGGACAGCAACGGCGCCCCCGAAGACGACGTCGTGGATCCGTGGACCGTAACCAGCACATCCGACAGCGGAGTGGACTATGACAAATTGATCA AACGGTTTGGCTCTTCGCGGATCGACGATGCACTGGTGGAAAGGTTGGAGAAAGTGGCAGGAAAACCGGTTCACCCGCTTATCCGGAGGGGCATCTTTTTCTCTCATCGGGATCTGCACACGCTACTAAACATGGTCGAGGCTGGAAAAAAGTTCTATCTCTACACGGGCCGCGGTCCGTCGTCGGACTCAATGCATTTGGGCCATTTGGTGCCGTTTATCGTGACCAA ATGGCTCCAGGAGGCGTTCGATGTGCCGCTCGTGATTCAGCTGACCGATGATGAAAAAACGCTATGGAAGGACCTAACCGTGGAGCAGTCGATGAAGATGGCACGGGAGAACGCCAAGGACATCATCGCTATCGGGTTTGACGTGAACAAAACGTTCATCTTCGCTAATCTGGATTACATGGGCCGTTGTGCGGCCTTCTATCAGAACATCATTCGCATCCAGAAGTGCGTTACCTTCAACCAGGTGAAGGGAATTTTCGGCTTTGGTGATTCGGACGTTATTGGAAAGATTGGCTTTCCAGCGGCCCAAGCGGCGCCTGCCTTTTCCACGACGTTCCCGTTTATCTTTGGGAGTGACAAACTACCGGTGCTGATTCCTTGTGCGATCGATCAAGATCCGTACTTTAGAATGACGAGAGACGTCTCACCCCGATTGGGATTCCCCAAGCCGGCGCTCATCCATTCGAGTTTCTTTCCTGCCCTGCAGGGCGCGAAAACGAAAATGTCCGCCAGTGATGCCAACTCGGCAGTATTTTTAACGGACACGCCGAAACAGATCAAGAACAAGATCAACAAGCATGCATTTTCCGGTGGCAAGCCGACCCTCGAGGAGCATCGTCAGTTCGGGGGCAATACCGAGATCGACGTTAGCTTCCAGCTGTTGCGTTTCTTCCTGGAGGATGACGAAGAGCTGGAGAAAATCCGCGTTTCGTACAGCAAGGGAGAGCTGCTGAGTGGTGAAATTAAAAAGATTGCAATCGAAACGCTGCAGCCGATCGTGGCCGACCACCAGGTCAAGCGGAAGGACGTGACCGACGAAATCCTGGAGCAATTTATGACACCGAGAAAGCTGAACTATGAATGTAGCGTCAAGAAGGGCAAATAA